In Sulfurisphaera javensis, a single genomic region encodes these proteins:
- a CDS encoding histone deacetylase family protein, with amino-acid sequence MALIPLIYSDVYLLHQSKYHHVENPERVRSILNELKDHQFISPYKVSEEDVKMIHDIDYINLVKKTSEKEGWLDADTYTNKNTWESALYALGGALKAFEVNGFALVRPPGHHSGKSGRAFGAPTLGFCIFNNVAFPIRKYNLKRVVIIDFDVHYGNGTQEIFWDDPEVVHIDIHQDPKTLYPGTGFPDMIGGKEAEGTKINLLIPPLGGDDLYEELLPIIQSIIDDFKPKIIAYSAGFDAYEGDGLASIRATEWTYYNMGILSNRFERKYAVLEGGYTVGLKNGVKAFIQGLEGEKKEYNKNTSSESVKSRFRDYLSEEKRILREYWKI; translated from the coding sequence AGAGAGTTAGATCTATTCTTAATGAGTTAAAAGATCATCAATTTATCTCTCCATACAAAGTTAGTGAAGAAGATGTAAAAATGATTCATGACATAGATTATATTAATTTAGTTAAAAAAACTAGTGAAAAAGAAGGATGGTTAGATGCAGATACTTATACTAACAAAAATACTTGGGAATCTGCATTATATGCGTTAGGTGGTGCATTAAAAGCATTTGAAGTAAATGGTTTTGCCTTAGTTAGACCTCCTGGTCATCACTCTGGAAAATCAGGAAGAGCGTTTGGCGCCCCTACGTTAGGATTCTGCATATTTAATAATGTAGCTTTTCCGATAAGAAAATATAATCTTAAAAGAGTTGTAATAATTGATTTTGATGTTCATTATGGAAATGGAACGCAGGAAATATTTTGGGATGACCCAGAAGTAGTTCATATAGATATTCACCAAGACCCTAAAACTCTTTATCCTGGCACCGGTTTTCCAGATATGATCGGAGGAAAAGAAGCTGAAGGAACAAAAATTAATCTTTTAATCCCGCCATTAGGAGGAGATGACTTATATGAGGAACTTCTACCTATAATTCAATCTATTATAGACGATTTTAAACCTAAAATAATTGCATATTCTGCTGGTTTTGATGCCTATGAAGGTGATGGTCTAGCCAGTATTAGAGCTACTGAATGGACTTATTATAATATGGGAATTTTATCTAATAGATTTGAAAGAAAGTATGCAGTATTAGAAGGTGGTTATACTGTTGGTTTAAAAAATGGAGTTAAAGCTTTTATACAAGGCCTAGAGGGAGAGAAGAAAGAATATAACAAAAATACTTCATCTGAATCAGTAAAAAGTAGATTCAGAGATTATTTATCAGAAGAGAAAAGGATATTGAGAGAATACTGGAAGATTTAA